ACCAATGCTCTCTTTACTGCCACGCCCGCTCTTAGCGGCCTTCATCACAATCTCCGGCTGCACGTCGAGCTCCGTCGTTCCGCGTGAGACGCCGGGCACAGTCTCTCACCAACGACGCGCCGAAGCCGTCTCCCTGCTCGGCGACACACTCCGGACTTTCCCGCTCGCCCCCGAAACAGTCACTCGTTACGAGCGGCAGCTCGCAGAGGCGCGGTCGGCGTATGAGCGCACACCGACGAATGCGGATTCGATCGTCTGGCTCGGCCGCCGCCTCGCTTATCTCGGGCGGATCAGGGAAGCGATCGACGTGTACACGCGCGGCCTGTCGATACATCCGCAGAACCCCTGGCTCTACCGGCATCGGGGACACCGGTACATCACCGTGCGTGAATTCGATCGCGCGCTCGCGGATCTCGAGCGGGCAGCGTCCCTTGTCGTGGGAAAGCCCGACGAGGTTGAGCCCGACGGACAACCGAATGCGCTCAACCAGCCTATCGGGACGCTGCACTCGAACATCGACTATCACCTCGCGCTGACGCATTACCTCAAAGGTGATTTTGAGCGCGCATTACCGATTTACAGGCGCGAGCTGGACAATGCGCGGAACGATGATCGTCGCGTCTCGATCACGTACTGGTACTACCTGAGTCTTCGCCGGCTTAGCCGTGCAGACGCGGCCGCGGCCGTGCTCGCGCCTGTCTCACGTGGGATGACGGTGATCGAGAACGACACCTATCTGCGTCTCTTATCGTTGTACAAAGGCGAGCTTCCCGCCGACTCGGTACTTGTGCCGGAAGCAGGCGGTGGTGTGATGTCGGTCACATACGCGACCGCCGCGTATGGTACTGCCATGTGGCACCTGCTCAACGGCCGCAATGCCGAAGCCGAGCAGATTTTCCGGCGAATAGTAGCCGGTGGCCAGTGGGGAGCATTCGGTTACGTTGCCGCCGAGGCGGAGCTGGCGCGTCGCCGCACCGTCAGGTCGAGCGTTGATTACGAGCGGTTCATAGGGTCGCCGCGAGCCATATCTATCCGATCTGCATCTCGGGCGGCACCTCAGGACTCATCAACGACGCGCCTCCATCGGCATAGATCACCTGTCCCGTGATCCAGCGCGCCTTCTCGGAGCAGAGCAGCGACACCAAGTCTCCGACATCTGCTGGGGTACCCAGGCGTCGCATCGGTGTCCACCCTCCGCTATGCCAGTTCCGGATGAGGGTCTGGACCGCTTCGGGCAGACTGTTGAGGACACTGTCTTCTATCCAACCCGGGCTGATTGCATTCACCGTAATGCCGCGCTGTGCGACGGCGACGGCGAAGTAGCGGACGAGGGATTCCAGGGCAGCCTTCGCGGAGCCCATCGCCACCCACGGCTGCAATCCCCCTGTGCGGCTTCCTGTGGCGTACGTGATCGCGAAAATCCGTCCGCCTTCTCCCATCAGCTTCGCCGCTTCGCGCGCACCCACCAGGAATGCCTTCGCCTGAGAATTGAAAGCGTTGTCCCATTGCTCGAGGCTTATCTCGAATGGCGCCTGGAAAAACTCGGGTACCTCCGGACGAGCGCTGCTGACGAAAATGTCGAGCTTGCCGAACTCAACTTTCACCTTGTCGAACACGCCAGTGATTGCTTCCATGCTCTTCACGTCGGCCTGGACGAGGAAACCGTCGGATCCACGTTTGCGCACTTCGTCCAGAGTCGACTGCGCGGCGGACTCGTTCTGGTAATAATGAACCGCGACTCTGACGCCGTTTTCCGCTAGTGCGAGCGCAATGCCCCTGCCAATGCCGCGCGAGCTCCCCGTTATCAGCGCGGTCTTTCCATCGAGTGCCATTCGAACCTCCGTGCGTCGTCTCCCATTCTTCGCGTCAGTCGAAGCGACCGCAAGAATACTGCATGGCACGGGCCAGTGGAGTCACAGATCCGGCGGAGCGGCGTTGTTGTCCGACCGATGTCAGAACTCGTTGCTGTAACTCACGAATTTCAACCGTCCGTCGCGCTCGATGATCGATCCGAACAGGCGATGACGAGCTGTCTCAGAGCTCGAATCCATGAGCACGACAGTGCAGTCGGTCCAGATGAGGTTGCCGCCTTGACGTTCCGGGTTTCGAGCGCAGGAGTGATTCACATATCTCAGTGGCTGGCCCCCCAGGCGGCGAAGAAGACGAGTCAGGCCCGACGCGCTTGGATTCCGGATCTGATTCCAGACGAGTGCCGGCGACTGGCGATAAGGCGGACGCGTGTAGGGCGACTCTGGATAGACGAGATCCGCAAACTCGCGCGCGGCGAGGCGCATCGCACGGAGATCGGATGAATCGTTCGTGACGAGCGCCTTGATGAATCGCCTTACGAGAGCTTCGCGCGAACGACTGCCCGATGTCAGCGCAGTCACACTGTCACTGGTGCCGCTCCCGCTCGAGGCGCCTTGTTCGCGCACTGCCAGACGGAAGCGGCGCAGCTCTTCTTCAACCGGAAGAATGGAATCGACCACGTACCCCGGTAGCGTCCGGTTGATCGCGTCCTGTCGGGCGCGCGCGATCGAGTCGGCGCGGATACTGTCCTGAGCTATCCGCGCCGTGGCTGGCTCGTCGCGCGCCGGCGAGCAGCCGGTCGCGACGATGACTCCGAGGAGGACCAGCCTTTCGAATCTAGTTCCGGGAATAGACAGTCCAGCCGGTCCACCACTTGGCACCGCCCGGAGCTGCTGCCCCGACGTACGCGGTACCAGTAACGGCCGTGCCGGCCTTCGTGCCGATCTTGCCCGTGAACGTGGCGAGCCCGCCAGTGGCGATGGGCGAGGCTGCAGGAGGCGTCCAGTCGAACGCAGCGACGTTTGCCGGAACTGCACCCTGCCCCGGGAGCGCCGTGAATAGCGATGCAGCGGTCACCGCCCCAGTTGTGAGGTTGTTGCCGGCGAGGTCGAACGAGTTCTGGATCGTACTTCCGCCACCCGCCTGGAAGACCGCGCTGCCAGCCTCGGTGAAGTAGATGTTCCTGACAACCAGGTCAGCAGTTGCGACATCTGGAGCTGCGACCGATCCCGCGCGCGCGAACGTCTCCGCATCGCGGATGGACACGCCGCCTCGCGGGAAGCGCGCGACGACGCCATTGACGTAGTAGCCACCGGTGCCGCGGCGAAGCATCATGCCGTACCCGCCGCCCGAGCCGACGCAGGCAACGTCACCACACCCGACGAGCGTGAAGTTCGTGACGAGCGGCACTGTGAACGGCGCCTGATTGAACCCAAGGCCGCAGCCCGAGCCGCTGCATCCATCGTTTTCGATTCCCTGAAGGTCAGTGGCAAAGAAACCGGCACCCGTGCGGGGCGTCAGCTGCACAGAGTTGTACCCGATGAGGAACGACAGCCGTCCGACAAATCCCTCCGACATGTCGTACATGTCGTCACCCGACTCATAGGTTACCAGATGGTCGAGGTCGAAGCCGCCGCCGAAGAACTCGAACGAATCGTCGAGCCCGCCCATCGACTGCAGGTAGGAAGCGCGCGTTCCCGATCCGACCGCCGCGAAGGTGAAGGAGTTGAGCTCGTTGTTCAGCGATGGCGCGTAGCCGGCGAACTCCACACGAACGTATGAGAGTGTGCCCGAGTTATCGGTCGCGACGCTGCCACCGGAGTAGAGAACCTGGTAGTTCTTTCCGGCGACGACAGCCGAGCCGTCCGTTCCGGACCCTTCGATCTCCACCGACCCGCTGCGATTGTTGATCGCGTTGCCGACGATGACGAGACCGCCCCAGTCGCCCGGCTGTCGCTGACCAACCGGCCGCGACGATGTCAAAACGATTGGCGCGTCGGCGGTGCCGACAGCCTGAATCCTGGCCCCGCGAAGAATCCACAACGACGAGCCGACAGTTGCAAAGTCGCCCTTGATCGTGGTTCCGGGCTCTATTGTCAGAGTCGCTCCATTGGCAACGTGTATGAATCCCTTGAGCGTGTAAACCGTGTCCGCGTACAGCGTGCGATTGGCTGTGACGTCCGTAGTGAGGTCCGCCGCCGCATTGCCAAAGGTTAGAGTCGTGGCCGACGCTTCTCCCGAAGGAATGCTCTTGAGTGCGTCGCGATTCGTGATTACGCGGTAGCGGTACACCGTATTGACCTTGAGCCCGGCGTCCGTATACGTGACCGCGCCGACGGTTGCGGGCGCGACAATGTTTGTGATTTGCGCGAAGCTGCCCGCAGCGCCCTCTGCGCGCTCGATGTCGTAGCTCGTGTCGCCTGCCCGGCTGCTGAACGACAGTTGAATGGCGCTCGATCCCTTTGCGGTGGTTGAGAGTCCGACGATCGGATCAGGCGCGGACGGGCCGGTATTTGATTCGCTGCACGCAGCAGCGTAGAGTGCGATCATGGCGACCGCGGCAATCAGCGATCGGCGATTGAGCTGCATTCGTTTTCCTCTGGAAATGGAAGTTGTCGCATGAAAAAAGAAGAGGTGGCGATGCCAAGTTCGCCTTCGCCACCTCCAATCGAACAGAACGGTGTCGCGGTTCTGCGTCGCCACGGTCACAACGCAGTCACAATCCGACGAAGCCTGCTACGGACGAATCTGGAAGCCCGCCTGGATTGTCCGGCCAGTTTGGTACAGCTCGCGCGTCGCAGTTCCCTGAGTCGTCTCGTACGATGAATCGAAGAGATTCTTTGCGTCGAAGCGCGCGGTGACGATTCGGGTCAGGCCGAAGCGGAGCGAGAGGTCGAGGACGCTGCGCCCGCGCTGGATCACGTCGGGCAGCGGGGAATCACCGGCCGCATCGATGCGGTCGCCGATTCGGTTGAACAGCAGCGTCGCGGATGATCCTCCCCCAAGCGAGGTGTATGAAAGCCCGGCGTTGAACACGTATGGTGCCTGTCCCACCATCCTGCGGCTGAGGTTCGTCGCGCTCGCCTCCGTGTCCTTGAAAAGGTGGATGGTGCTCTGCATCGCGGTGAGATTCGTGAACACGGCGAACGGAGTGAGCGCCTTGCCCAGGAAGCCCAGGTCCTTCCGCATCTCCAGCTCGACTCCGTAGTTGTCGGCGCTTTCTGCGTTCGTATAGAACACAGTTCGTGTCCCGGAGCCCGCCGCGCGATAGACGCGCTCGATGGGGAGATCGAACCTCTTGGCGAACAGTCCGATGCTCAGAACCTCGCTACTGCTCGGGTACCACTCCCATCTCAGGTCGGCGTTCGAGATGTTCGTGCGCGACAGGTTCTCGTTGCCCTGCGTGTCATCACCATTCAGCACGTCACGGCTCTTGATCGGCGAAAGCTCGCGATACTCCGGACGCGCCAGCGTCCGCGACGCTGACAGTCGCAGCTGCTGCGAGTCGTTGAGCTTCACGTTCAGAGCGAGCGACGGAAGCAGGTCGTTCCATCGCTTTGACGTGTAAACGGGAGATCCGAGCGTGGAGAACGCGTCCACCTCGAGTCGATCGCTCTCGTAGCGGGCGCCGCCGATCAGTCGAAGTCTGTCTGTAAGTGCGATCTCCGCCATCGCGTATGCGGCAGACAATCGGTCGTGCGCAGTATACGAGCCGCCCTGCGCGAGCGGTCCGAAGTCGAAGATCTTCGAGCTGGCAAACCGGCCGTCGAATATCTGTTCGGGAGGCAGCTCGCGAACCGCGTTAGAGATGCCGTTTGCACTTATCGCATAAGCGCGAGTATCCGCATCCCGGTCGGTCCTGCGCGAGAGGGCACCGATACGGAATGAGCTCTGCCGGCTCGAGCCAAGAAGCATCTGGTAACTGCCGCTCACCTCGCGGCTCTTCTCGTCGAGGTCGGAGAATGTGCGCGTCGCCCCCGCGTTTCCGGAGTTCTGCCACCGAAGAATATCAGGGCCATTCGGAGTGTCGCGCTCGATTGCCTGCACGAACTCCGATTTGTCGGGTTCGTAGCGGCTCACGCCGCTCGCAGTACCGGCCCACTCGATGCGCTGCCTCGAGCCAAGCTGATG
This sequence is a window from Gemmatimonadaceae bacterium. Protein-coding genes within it:
- a CDS encoding tetratricopeptide repeat protein, which encodes MLSLLPRPLLAAFITISGCTSSSVVPRETPGTVSHQRRAEAVSLLGDTLRTFPLAPETVTRYERQLAEARSAYERTPTNADSIVWLGRRLAYLGRIREAIDVYTRGLSIHPQNPWLYRHRGHRYITVREFDRALADLERAASLVVGKPDEVEPDGQPNALNQPIGTLHSNIDYHLALTHYLKGDFERALPIYRRELDNARNDDRRVSITYWYYLSLRRLSRADAAAAVLAPVSRGMTVIENDTYLRLLSLYKGELPADSVLVPEAGGGVMSVTYATAAYGTAMWHLLNGRNAEAEQIFRRIVAGGQWGAFGYVAAEAELARRRTVRSSVDYERFIGSPRAISIRSASRAAPQDSSTTRLHRHRSPVP
- a CDS encoding SDR family oxidoreductase, translating into MALDGKTALITGSSRGIGRGIALALAENGVRVAVHYYQNESAAQSTLDEVRKRGSDGFLVQADVKSMEAITGVFDKVKVEFGKLDIFVSSARPEVPEFFQAPFEISLEQWDNAFNSQAKAFLVGAREAAKLMGEGGRIFAITYATGSRTGGLQPWVAMGSAKAALESLVRYFAVAVAQRGITVNAISPGWIEDSVLNSLPEAVQTLIRNWHSGGWTPMRRLGTPADVGDLVSLLCSEKARWITGQVIYADGGASLMSPEVPPEMQIG
- a CDS encoding fibronectin type III domain-containing protein, whose translation is MQLNRRSLIAAVAMIALYAAACSESNTGPSAPDPIVGLSTTAKGSSAIQLSFSSRAGDTSYDIERAEGAAGSFAQITNIVAPATVGAVTYTDAGLKVNTVYRYRVITNRDALKSIPSGEASATTLTFGNAAADLTTDVTANRTLYADTVYTLKGFIHVANGATLTIEPGTTIKGDFATVGSSLWILRGARIQAVGTADAPIVLTSSRPVGQRQPGDWGGLVIVGNAINNRSGSVEIEGSGTDGSAVVAGKNYQVLYSGGSVATDNSGTLSYVRVEFAGYAPSLNNELNSFTFAAVGSGTRASYLQSMGGLDDSFEFFGGGFDLDHLVTYESGDDMYDMSEGFVGRLSFLIGYNSVQLTPRTGAGFFATDLQGIENDGCSGSGCGLGFNQAPFTVPLVTNFTLVGCGDVACVGSGGGYGMMLRRGTGGYYVNGVVARFPRGGVSIRDAETFARAGSVAAPDVATADLVVRNIYFTEAGSAVFQAGGGSTIQNSFDLAGNNLTTGAVTAASLFTALPGQGAVPANVAAFDWTPPAASPIATGGLATFTGKIGTKAGTAVTGTAYVGAAAPGGAKWWTGWTVYSRN
- a CDS encoding TonB-dependent receptor, with the translated sequence MRLSSILCVCALVTFGEAAGAQESPTGRIVGRVIDAVTGQGIVDVGVQVVGTTSGVSTALDGRFSLTNVPAGTVTLHVRRIGFAPKTVTGILLEAGRTLEQNITLTAATVELTTQVVTASAERGTVRDALDSQRTAVGVVNSVTAEQISKSPDGNAAQAVQRVSGVTVQDNKYVFVRGLGERYTTSSLNGARVPSPEPEKRVVPLDMFPAGLVQSITTTKTFTPNLQGDFSGALVDIRTREFPVRRTWSLQLGGGYEPGTTGASILAGRTTGGERLGMVNTGRDLPSLVRSLGNFQGINLNQGDKDLIVSRFRNAWTPESGTAPPVASASLSFGGNDPILFSHRIGYLFSGTYSSATDFRDGQVRALADRGNTTGETREIDRFVGQRSSQSVLWGGLANLSTLIGDASRISLNALYNRTADNDAIVETGSFENEGIRARISRMQYVERGVRSLQLAGEHQLGSRQRIEWAGTASGVSRYEPDKSEFVQAIERDTPNGPDILRWQNSGNAGATRTFSDLDEKSREVSGSYQMLLGSSRQSSFRIGALSRRTDRDADTRAYAISANGISNAVRELPPEQIFDGRFASSKIFDFGPLAQGGSYTAHDRLSAAYAMAEIALTDRLRLIGGARYESDRLEVDAFSTLGSPVYTSKRWNDLLPSLALNVKLNDSQQLRLSASRTLARPEYRELSPIKSRDVLNGDDTQGNENLSRTNISNADLRWEWYPSSSEVLSIGLFAKRFDLPIERVYRAAGSGTRTVFYTNAESADNYGVELEMRKDLGFLGKALTPFAVFTNLTAMQSTIHLFKDTEASATNLSRRMVGQAPYVFNAGLSYTSLGGGSSATLLFNRIGDRIDAAGDSPLPDVIQRGRSVLDLSLRFGLTRIVTARFDAKNLFDSSYETTQGTATRELYQTGRTIQAGFQIRP